One Littorina saxatilis isolate snail1 unplaced genomic scaffold, US_GU_Lsax_2.0 scaffold_541, whole genome shotgun sequence genomic window, CAAACTCGATAGCAAAACTTAGGGCACGCGGGCCTTCCGATCTGACATACTGTCATGACACTGTTCTCAATGCCTTCCGATCTGACATACTGTCATGACACTGTTCTCAATGCCTTCCGATCTGACATACTGTCATGACACTGTTCTCAATGCCTTCCGATCTGACATACTGTCATGACACTGTTCTCAATGCCTTCCGGTCTGACATACTGTCATGACACTGTTCTCAATGCCTTCCGGTCTGACATACTGTCATGACACTGTTCTCAATGCTTTCCGGTCTGACATACTGTCATGACACTGTTCTCAATGCCTTCCGGTCTGACACACTGTCATGACACTGTTCTCAATGTTTTAGTAAAAAGAAACATCTGCAGACAATCTAAATTTGACTCACAGCTGTATCCACACTGTGTGGATGATGTTTACAAAATGTCCGCACCTACCCCCATACATCACGCGAGGGATCATTACTTGCTCAGGCAACTGACGAAGTGAAGATGTTGATACTATCGTATGTCGCACATACGAGGGTTAAACATAAAAGGTTGACCCCCACACATAAAGGAACAGAGCATTTGTTTTCGGTTTAGAAAGAGCATTATATCCAGACTGCCCTTTGAGAGACCCTAAAGATAACATCCTGCCTGTCTTCTTTTGACTGATTGATCATTAAAAGCCAAACCAACAGATCCCTTCGTTGTTACCAGTCTTCAAACTTTAACCATTTATGACAACATGCTGAATATGTTTGGTCTGCACAGATAGCATTCCTTGAAAGAAAAACGTGGTCATCTTACTTCGAACGTTGCtgctattctttttttcttcttcagaaaATGACGTCAGACTGGTTACTCAAATCACAAACGACCTCATAACAAAAATCAGGACATACAAGTATCTTTGCGGGAGATCGCGGGATGGACAGATTTCATAGATTGCGAGATACGACAGACGCAGCTCAGCTCCTGCCCATAAGGGCCAAGACATTTCCTCCCACCCCTCGTACGATGGAAAAGATGACGTCAGTATGGGCGTTCAGGGACTACGGAAGAGATGACGTCAGTGTGAGCGTTCAGGGACTGAGGAAGAGATGACGTCAGCGTGGGTGTTCAGGGACTGAGGAAGAAGCCGGTGAAGATGCTGTACTCCTGGCCGTACAGTCTGCCCGCGGAGTTGGTCTGGATCCTCACCTGCACCTCGTCACCCTCCTCCAAGGTCAGCACAAGGCCGTTCGACGCCTGCAAGGCCAAGGTCAAAGTCAAATAAACGGGTTTTAAGTGCTATGCAGCAAAATTGCTCACGGTCAATCTTCCctttaacacccccccccacacacacacacacacacacacacacaaaactaaacaacaaaagcaacaacacaaaTTCATTGATTTTAGTCTCTTGTTCTAGAAAACGAGTAAGGAAATTAACATCTGATATCGCACACATGTCTGATACCCATATTGTAAACATCTGATATCACACACATGTCTGATACCCATATTGTAAACATCTGATATCACACACATGTCTGATACCCATATTGTAAACAATGATAAGCTAAAGCCCGTATGCCCCTACACGTACTCGGAACACATCGTGTTTTACACGAGGATCAACGCGATCTTGCTGTTTGGCTGTCAATTAAAACATCGGATATATGTACAGAAGGGTTACAAGTAAGTACATGTTATACATATGATCTCACTGTCCTCACTAACATGTTTGAGGTAATCACAAGGTTTTCGTGTTCCAACTGACCTGTTCAAATTGACTTTCACATTTTTAGCCTACACGTTAAAAGCGGTCTGTGATGTGACAACCGTGCTAAGAGCGGTCCATGTGTTGTGACCAAAGTGGTAAAAGCGTTCCATGTCTTGTGACCAAAGTGGTAAAAGCGTTCCATGTGTTGTGACCGAAGTGGTGAAAGCGGTCCATGTGTTGTGACCGAAGTGGTGAAAGCAGTCCATGTGTTGTGACCGAAGTGGTAAAAGCGGTCCATGCGTTGTGACCGAAGTGGTAAAAGCGGTCCATGCGTTGTGACCGAAGTGGTAAAAGCGGTCCATGTGTTGTGACCGAAGTGGTAAAAGCGGTCCATGTGTTGTGACCGAAGTGGTAAAAGCGGTCCATGTGTTCTGACCGAAGTGGTAAAAGCGGTCCATGTGTTGTGACCGAAGTGGTAAAAGCGTTCCATGTGTTGTGACCGAAGTGGTGAAAGCGGTCCATGTGTTGTGACCGAAGTGGTAAAAGCGTTCCATGTGTTGTGACCGAAGTGGTGAAAGCGGTCCATGTGTTGTGACCGAAGTGGTAAAAGCGTTCCATGTGTTGTGACCGAAGTGGTAAAAGCGTTCCATGTGTTGTGACCGAAGTGGTGAAAGCGGTCCATGTGTTGTGACCGAAGTGGTGAAAGCGGTCCATGTGTTGTGACCGAAGTGGTGAAAGCGTACTGTATGTTGTGACCGAAGTGGTAAAAGCGTTCCATGTGTTGTGACCGAAGTGGTGAAAGCGTACTGTATGTTGTGACCGAAGTGGTAAAAGCGTTCCATGTGTTGTGACCGAAGTGGTAAAAGCGTTCCATGTGTTGTGACCGAAGTGGTAAAAGCGGTCCATGTGTTGTGACCGAAGTGGTAAAAGCGGTCCATGTGTTGTGACCGAAGTGGTAAAAGCGGTCCATGTGTTCTGACCGAAGTGGTAAAAGCGGTCCATGTGTTGTGACCGAAGTGGTAAAAGCGTTCCATGTGTTGTGACCGAAGTGGTGAAAGCGGTCCATGTGTTGTGACCGAAGTGGTAAAAGCGTTCCATGTGTTGTGACCGAAGTGGTAAAAGCGTTCCATGTGTTGTGACCGAAGTGGTGAAAGCGGTCCATGTGTTGTGACCGAAGTGGTAAAATCTTACCGTATGTTGTGTCCTAAGTGGTGAAAGCGGTCCATATCTTGTAACCGAAGTGGTGAAAGCGTACTGTATGTTGTAACCGAAGTGGTGAAAGCGTACTGTATGTTGTAACCGAAGTGGTGAAAGCGTACTGTATGTTGTGACCGAAGTGGTGAAAGCGGTCCATGTGTTGTGACTGAAGTGGTGAAGGCGGTCCATGTGTTGTGACTGAAGTGGTGAAAGCCGTTCATGTGTCGTGACCGAAGTGGTGAAAGCGTACCGTATGCTGTGTCCTAAGTGGTGAAAGCGTACCGTATGTTGTGTCCTAGGTGGTGAAAACAGTCCATGTGTCGTGACCGAAGTGGTAAAAGCCGACTATGTGATGTGTCCTAAGAGGAGAGGTCCATGTGCTGTGACCTAAGTATGTGCTGTGACCTAAGTGGTGAAAGCGGTCCATGTGTTGTAACCTTAGTGGTGAAAGCGGTCCATGCATTGTGACCTAAGTGGTGAAAGCGGTCCATGCATTGTGACCTGTGTGGTGAAAGCGGTCCTTGTAAAGTAACCTACCTGGTGAAAGCGGTCCATGTGAAGTAACCTTTTTGTTGTAAGTGGTCCATGTGTTGTGAACTGAGTGGTGAAAGCGTTCCATGTGAAGTAACCTACCTGTTAAAAGTGGTCCATGTGTTCTGACCTGAGTGGTGAAAGCGGTCCATGTGTTGTGACCGAAGTGGTGAAAGCGGTCCATGTGTTGTGACCTGAGTGGTGAAAGCGGTCCATGTGTTGTGACCTGAGTGGTGAAAGCGGTCCATGTGAAGCAACCTACCTGTTCATAGTGGTCCATGTGGTCCGTTGTGTACACGCTGGTCCGTGCCGCCTCCTCCCCGTTCACCTCAATGGCGGCGTCCACGTACCCAGAATCCCTCTCCTggtgagtgcgcatgctcagccGCAGGAAGTACTGGCCGTTGCAAGGAGCAGTGAAGATGCCCTTGGCTACGTCATAGGCCTCGCCCTGTGATGTGTATAAACAAAATCCTCGCCCTGTAGTGTGGATACATAAAACCTTCGCCCTGTAGTGTGGATACATTAAACCTTCGCCCTGTAGTGTGGATACATAAAACCCTCGTCTTGTAGTGCGGATGCATAAAACTTTCGCCCTTTAGTGCGGATACATAAAACTTTCACCCGGTAATTGTGGATACATAAAACCCTCGCCTTGTAATGTGGATACATAAAACCTTCGTCTAGTAGTGTATATACATCAAACCCTCGCCCTGTAGTGTAGATACATCAAACCCTCGCCCTGTTGGTTGGAAACATAAAACCCTGGTCTTGAAGTGTGGATACATAGCACCCTCGCCCTGTAATGTATATGCATAAAACCCTCGTTTGTAGTGTATATACATAAAACCCTCACCCTGTATTAATGTGGATACATAAAACCCTCACCCTGTAATGTGGATACATAAAACCCTCGCCCTGAAGTGTAGATACATAGCACCCTCACCCTGAAGTGTGGATACATAGCACCCTCGCCCTGTTGTGTAGATACATAAAACCCTTGCCCTGTAGTGTAGATACATAAAACCCTCGCCCTGTAGTGTAGATACATATAACCCTCGCCCTGTAGTGTGGATGCATAAAACCCTCGCCCTGTAGTGTGCCCTGTAGTGTAGATGCATAAAACCCTCGCCCTGTAGTGTAGATACATAAAACCCTCGCCCTGTAGTGTAGATACATAAAACCCTCGCCCTGTAGTGTAGATACATAAAACCCTCACCCTGTAGTGTAGATACATAAAATCCTCGCCCTGTAGTGTGGATACATAAAACTCTCGCCCTGTAGTGTGTATACATAAAACCCTCGCCCTGTAATGTGGATGCATAAAACCCTCACCCTGTAATGTGGATACATAAAACTCTCGCCCTGTAGTGTGGATACATAAAACCCTCACCCTGTAGTGTGGATACATAAAACCCTCACCCTGTAGTGTGGATACATAAAACCCTCACCCTGTAGTGTAGATACATAAAACTCTCGCTCTGTTGTGTGGATGCATAAAACCCTCGCCCTGTAGTGTGCCTTGTAGTGTAGATACATAAAACCCTCGCCCTGTAGTGTGGATACATAGCACCCTCACCCTGAAGTGTGGATACATAAAAACCCTCACCCTGTAGTGTAGATACATAAAACCCTCACCCTGAAGTGTAGATACATAGCACCCTCACCCTGTAGTGTGGATACATAAAACTCTCGCCCTGTAGTGTAGATACATAAAACTCTCGCTCTGTTGTGTGGATGCATAAAACCCTCGCCCTGTAGTGTAGATACATAAAATTAAAACCCTCGCCCTGTAGTGTGGATACATAAAACCCTCACCCTGTAGTGTGGATACATAAAACTCTCGCCCTGTAGTGTAGATACATAAAACTCTCGCCCTGTAGTGTGTATACATAAAACCCTCGCCCTGTAATGTGGATGCATAAAACCCTCACCCTGTAGTGTAGATACATAAAACCCTCGCCCAGTAAGGTGGATGCACAAAACCCTCGCACAGTTGCGTaaagcattttttcaccaagacggAAAGATACATAGTGCTATGGATAGAGAGGCAAGTAGTACACGGACTGTAGTTTCAGTGTAAGCCTATTGTACCGAGAAAGAGACAgtgatatagagagagaggcaagtAGTACACGGACTGTAGTATCAGTGTATTGTACCGAGAAAGAGACAGtgctacagagagagaggcaagtaGTACACGGACTGTAGTATCAGTGTATTGTACCGAGAAAGAGACAGTgctatagagagagaggcaagtAGTACACGGACTGTAGTATCAGTGTATTGTACCGAGAAAGAGACAGTgctatagagagagaggcaagtAGTACACGGACTGTAGTATCAGTGTATTGTACCTTGTTGGTGACCACAGAATCAAAGATGACGAGATCGTTACTCCCGAACTGTGGTCCCAGCCTCTCTCCGATCTGTGCCGTGAAGGACACGCGGCATGTATCTGcggaataataataatcatcatcatcatcatcatcatcatcatcatcatcatcatcatcatcatcatcatcatcatcatcatcatcatcatcggcaTCGGCATCGGCAtgatcatcgtcgtcgtcatcatcatcatcatcatcatcatcatcatcatcatcatcatcatcatcatcatcatcatcatcatcatcatggcatgatcatcgtcgtcgtcatcgtcgtcgtcgtcgtcgtcatcatcatcattatcatatcAAGCCAAATACATACAATCTATAACTCTACAGACAAAAGCCTTTCATACGGAGACTGTGACGATCCCGGTGTATACGTACCGTCGTAAGACTTGAGTTGTTGCCTGAGTTCCTTGTTCTCCGAGATGAGTGTTTCTGGAAGGGACAGAATGACGGTACTGGGTGAAGCGTGTTACGGGCTGACAGCTGCACTGAGCAGCAATACACGCACAGTCAAACAGATAGGCGGTTATGGGAAGAAGCACACTGAAGGACACGAGTATACAAATGCAGACACGCATGCACCGACACACACGTACTCACAAACGCATTTAGGCCCATTTCCCTCAATACACACATCctgatccacacacacacacacacacacacacacacacacacacacacacacacacacacacacacacacacacacacacatacacacacacacacacactcacgtacacCCGTACCACTCTTGCCCCCAACCACCCCCCTTcactgaaacacaaacacaagctCCCCATCACCtgtcccacccccccccccccccaatacatGCACACTTCACATCTCATACTGACCTCTAAGATTCTTGACCTCTGCCCACACCTGTTCACAGGAACATGCCCCATCCACCACGGGTTTGGGGGTCGGCTCGTCAGGCTCTGACGTCATAAAGAATCATGACGTCACCACGCGCACACGTCACAAAGTCCACACAGATAACATTATCAGAAAACCTACAAACAGCTTGTCAAGTCAATTAGCTGAGCAAACAAGTAagctgagaagaaaaaaacgaaaacgaaaacaaaaacttaagaacacatacacgcacgcatgtacgtacGCGCACGCATGTATGCTTACACGCACAgacgaacgaacgcacgcacacacgcacgcgcacgcacgcgcgcacacacacacacacacacacacacacacacacacacaaacacacacacacacacacacacacacacgcacacacacgtaacgATTCTTACtgaatcttttttctttctttgtttctttctgttaATCTTTATAgctattttctttcttttttgagttctttctttctctgtttgtctttcattttttcttttgttcattTTAacgttctttatttctttatttttttaaactttcattctgttgttctttctttatttcttttctttctttctttctttctttcttttctttatttgtttctttctttcgttcgtttcttccttccttccatccttcatttctttctttcttccctccttcctttcttccttccttccttccttccttcctttcttcctttcttccctcCTTCCAtccttcatttctttctttcttccctccttcctttcttccctccttcctttcttccttccttgcagacctgtttacccccataagtgttttggagtaatgctcagccccaaaaatagtaatcctggcacaaaaatagtaatcatccagcattcgtcgtcaattacaacgcacatgacaactgtgtcttcgaaacgcaatcatgcacatatatccatcattcacaaacaaaacacatcagtcagtttttgtggtcatcataatttcaaagaagatcacatcaaaagcacatgcatcactgattctttttcttttgctcgtagtaggcctttttcagtgtgtcaagcgcttctctactgtacttgggctttccgaatgagtgagggcgagacttcaccactagaataaggctctccagcgtctcatcagacagatctctggtcagtcctgtgctttttcaccccattttgccattgaaaaaaacaatgccaaacatgtgaattgataaaaaaaaaaaatttttttttacatttttatttatttatgaaaatcgtagtcttgacacggatagcggaatggcgtattttttgcagaaaaccgtaataaattacgccaaaatcgtaagagtaaacaggtctgttcCTTGTGTTCTGCCTTACCCGTGAATGTGACATCGATAGACTTGTTGAGGAGCGAGAACTTGAAGAGTTCCATGTTAAGGTACGCGAAGCGGCACTGGTACTTGCCCGTGTCAGTCTTAGTCGGGCCGCTGATGTTGACCGTCAGGAACGCGCCCTCTGCAACACAATCACTACacatgtttgttttcatttctcttgggatggggggaggggggagagagtgagggagagtgagagaaagaagggCGCTGATGTAGACCGCCAGGAACGCGCCCTCTGCAACACAATGGCTACACATGATTGTTTTCATCAccgtggggaggggggagggggggagaaaagacaggggggggggggggtgtgaggaagtgaggggaggagagagtgagggagagtgagagaaagaagggTCGGGGCGCTGATGTAGACCGCCAGGACCGCTCCCTCTGCAACACAATGACTACACATGATTGTTTTCATCACCGTGGGGAGGGGTGAGGAGGTAGGTGGAgaaggtggggggagggggagaaagggagagagagggggtgagtgagggaGAGAAATCAGGGAGAGAGGAGCGCTGATATGGACCATCAGGAAGACCC contains:
- the LOC138956289 gene encoding uncharacterized protein; its protein translation is MNPIACLFIAVALLALAHCQDLSFVAEPSNVVNGTTKTLTITCRAPSNVDADVNLIILLQVDQLKDNVTVPVASERTGGTVTHAKNDRVTAEGALSGDEGAFLTVNISGPTKTDTGKYQCRFAYLNMELFKFSLLNKSIDVTFTEPDEPTPKPVVDGACSCEQVWAEVKNLRETLISENKELRQQLKSYDDTCRVSFTAQIGERLGPQFGSNDLVIFDSVVTNKGEAYDVAKGIFTAPCNGQYFLRLSMRTHQERDSGYVDAAIEVNGEEAARTSVYTTDHMDHYEQASNGLVLTLEEGDEVQVRIQTNSAGRLYGQEYSIFTGFFLSP